The Buchnera aphidicola (Formosaphis micheliae) nucleotide sequence CATATTATATACTACTTATTCCTCTATTTTACCACCAAAAGATTCAATAACTGCACGAGCTCCTTTGGTAACACGCAGACCAGATATTGTAATTGGAGAAAAAATACTTCCTGACATAATAATTTTTACGGTGTTAATATGTTTTGCAATAATTTTTTCTGATTTTAATATATTCAAAGTAATAATTTGTTTCGAAAATTTTTCTAATGATGATAAACGTACTTCTTTTGTTAACCTTTTCTTTTTTGATACAAATCCAAATTTAGGTATTCTTCTATATAAAGGCATTTGACCTCCTTCAAAACCACGACTTATACTACTTCCTGTCCTTGATTTTTGTCCTTTATGCCCTCTGCCTGATGTTTTTCCTAAACCAGAACCAATACCTCTTCCTACTCTTTTTTTTTCTTTATGAGATTTTTTCTCTGAAATAAGATTATTTAAATACATCAATTACATTTCCTGTATTTTTAACATGTAAGACAATAGCTTAATCATACCACGTATAGCAGGTGTATCTTCACGTTCTACTGTATGCCCAATATAACGTAATCCCAAAGCAAGTAATGTAGCCTTATGTTTAGACAAACGACCTATCGAACTTTTTATTTGAGTAATTTTTATACTTTTTCCCATTTTATCTTATCCAATAAAATATTCTATACATTTATCTCTTTTTGCAGCTATCATTTCTGGAGATTTCATATTCTCTAAACCATGTATTGTAGCTTTGACTACATTAATAGGATTAGTAGAACCGTACGTTTTAGCTAATACATTACGTATACCAGCAACTTCTAATACAGCTCTCATAGCACCACCAGCAATAATACCAGTACCTTCTGATGCTGGCTTCATAAAAATACTAGAACCTGTATGAAACCCTATGACAGAATGTTGCAAAGTACCATTTTTAATTGATACATTAACCATATTCTTACGCGCTTTTTCCATTGCTTTTTGAATAGCTTCTGGTACTTCACGTGCCTTTCCGTATCCAAAACCCACTTTTCCTTTACCATCACCAACTACAGTTAAAGCTGTAAAAGAAAATATTCTACCACCTTTTACTGTTTTAGATACACGATTCACAGTAATTAACTTTTCTTTAAATTCTAAATTAACTTGTTTTACTAAATTTATCATATAAAAATTCCTTAAAAATATAATCCAAATTCACGTGCAGAATTTGCCAAATTCTTAATTCTTCCATGATATTTAAAACCAGAACGATCAAAAGAAACTTCTTTAATACCTTTACTTAATGCACGTTCAGCTATTAATTTACCAATTTCTGAAGCTCCAACTTTATTACCAGTATATACTAAATTTTTCTTAACATTTTTTTCTAACGTAGAAGCACAAACAATTGTCTTGGCATCTATAGAAGAAATTATTTGTGCATAAATATGACGAGCAGTTCTATGTACTACTAAACGTATTGCTCCTAATTTTTTTAACTTCATTCGTGTTTTATATGCTCGACGTAAACGAGCTATTT carries:
- the rpsE gene encoding 30S ribosomal protein S5; protein product: MINLVKQVNLEFKEKLITVNRVSKTVKGGRIFSFTALTVVGDGKGKVGFGYGKAREVPEAIQKAMEKARKNMVNVSIKNGTLQHSVIGFHTGSSIFMKPASEGTGIIAGGAMRAVLEVAGIRNVLAKTYGSTNPINVVKATIHGLENMKSPEMIAAKRDKCIEYFIG
- the rplO gene encoding 50S ribosomal protein L15, translating into MYLNNLISEKKSHKEKKRVGRGIGSGLGKTSGRGHKGQKSRTGSSISRGFEGGQMPLYRRIPKFGFVSKKKRLTKEVRLSSLEKFSKQIITLNILKSEKIIAKHINTVKIIMSGSIFSPITISGLRVTKGARAVIESFGGKIEE
- the rplR gene encoding 50S ribosomal protein L18, producing MVNKNKKIARLRRAYKTRMKLKKLGAIRLVVHRTARHIYAQIISSIDAKTIVCASTLEKNVKKNLVYTGNKVGASEIGKLIAERALSKGIKEVSFDRSGFKYHGRIKNLANSAREFGLYF
- the rpmD gene encoding 50S ribosomal protein L30 codes for the protein MGKSIKITQIKSSIGRLSKHKATLLALGLRYIGHTVEREDTPAIRGMIKLLSYMLKIQEM